Proteins encoded in a region of the Elizabethkingia bruuniana genome:
- a CDS encoding leucyl aminopeptidase family protein, whose protein sequence is MSEATQHIYIYSEDSWKENQHLFLDSLQTFFSGKRNESFVIASNNEITLLLGTGTAYSENDLTNIGQKFSYDHREKLSTNITFLHADILSSRETESLLLGFYLGTYQYPFQAIHPLWNPEFRWANIELFEEKFAKIKAICKGQFICMDWLNKPANLKKAPQLSNFIQDRAQEYGFNLTTYNRKQCEELGLGAYLAVNQGSHQEAAFTIIEYISEKENAPTIGLVGKCVLFDTGGISIKPAANLHYMKSDMGGATAVLGTLIAAAEMQLPVNITAILPITDNAVSNNAYLPSDVVTAYNGKTIEVIDTDAEGRMTLADGLAYLSKNYKTDYLIDLATLTGSAVRMFGTTCGALFSNDQSLQKQLEESGQKTGQRLWSLPLWEDWEDEIKSDVADLKNISLKPVGDCIVAATFLKHFINDHPKWAHLDIAAMCFGNVTYAKEKAATGYGVRLLIDFIEKL, encoded by the coding sequence ATGTCTGAAGCTACCCAACATATTTATATCTACTCTGAAGATTCATGGAAAGAGAACCAACATCTCTTCCTTGATTCTTTGCAAACTTTCTTTTCAGGGAAAAGAAATGAAAGCTTTGTTATTGCTTCAAACAACGAGATTACTTTACTCTTAGGAACAGGTACAGCTTATTCAGAAAATGACCTTACCAACATCGGTCAGAAGTTTTCTTATGATCATAGGGAGAAGTTATCCACAAATATTACATTTTTACATGCAGATATTCTCAGTTCCCGGGAAACTGAAAGTTTGTTATTGGGGTTCTATCTGGGAACTTATCAATATCCTTTTCAGGCAATACATCCGCTATGGAATCCAGAGTTCAGATGGGCAAACATTGAACTATTTGAAGAAAAGTTTGCTAAGATAAAAGCTATTTGCAAAGGTCAGTTTATTTGTATGGACTGGCTGAACAAACCTGCTAATCTTAAAAAAGCACCACAATTAAGTAATTTTATACAGGATAGAGCTCAGGAATACGGCTTCAATCTCACTACATACAACCGTAAACAATGTGAAGAGCTTGGGCTCGGAGCCTATCTGGCGGTTAATCAGGGAAGCCATCAGGAAGCTGCATTCACTATTATAGAATATATTTCCGAAAAAGAAAATGCTCCAACAATAGGTCTGGTAGGCAAATGCGTGCTTTTTGACACCGGTGGAATTTCTATAAAACCAGCTGCCAATCTGCACTATATGAAAAGCGATATGGGTGGTGCTACAGCTGTTTTGGGTACATTAATAGCTGCTGCAGAAATGCAGTTACCTGTCAATATTACAGCCATACTTCCGATTACCGACAATGCTGTTTCCAACAATGCTTACCTGCCTAGTGATGTAGTTACTGCTTACAACGGAAAGACAATAGAAGTAATAGATACAGATGCTGAAGGCCGCATGACTCTTGCGGACGGACTTGCTTATCTTTCAAAAAATTATAAAACCGATTATCTGATAGATCTGGCTACTCTTACAGGAAGTGCTGTGCGAATGTTCGGAACTACTTGTGGTGCCCTTTTCTCTAACGACCAGTCATTGCAAAAGCAACTTGAAGAATCCGGACAAAAAACCGGACAACGCCTCTGGAGCCTCCCATTATGGGAAGACTGGGAAGATGAGATTAAATCGGATGTAGCCGATTTAAAAAATATTTCACTGAAACCTGTAGGTGACTGTATCGTTGCCGCTACTTTTTTAAAACATTTTATCAACGATCATCCTAAATGGGCACATCTAGATATTGCCGCTATGTGCTTCGGGAATGTAACTTATGCTAAGGAAAAAGCAGCTACAGGTTATGGTGTAAGACTCCTAATAGACTTTATAGAAAAATTGTAA
- a CDS encoding DUF5690 family protein → MKSTEENKTKQFTFLLYSSIAAFGAYFCMYAFRKPFTVARYDHLQVLGVDYKIALILLQVLGYATSKFIGIKVISELTPNKRKFYFLGLILMAELALFLFAIVPAPYNVVFMFLNGLPLGMIWGIVFSYLEGRKTTEILGIILCTSFIVSSGVVKSVGMWVMQYWGISEFWMPVVTGALFLLPLLIFIFLLEKIPPPTAEDIAEKSERVPMNRAERKKVFRQFALPFSFLILFYTLLTAFRDFRDNFARELWDSIGYTGDVSVYSKSEIVVSLIVLLIFGALYFIKNNIKALYIYHYLLLLGIVTLAASTLLFQYHHIGAFIWMVSTGFGLYICYVPFNALFFDRFIAAFKIKGNAGFLIYLADSFGYLGSMLVLLYKNFSVGGISWLDFFCSGTYILSAIALLAVLYSYFYLNRKFNNPENIHKEKKWKTNLTL, encoded by the coding sequence ATGAAATCAACAGAGGAGAATAAAACAAAGCAATTTACTTTTCTTTTATATAGTTCAATAGCAGCTTTCGGAGCATACTTTTGCATGTATGCTTTCCGAAAGCCTTTTACAGTTGCCCGCTACGATCATTTGCAGGTTTTGGGTGTAGATTATAAAATCGCCCTTATTCTACTGCAGGTACTGGGATATGCAACATCTAAGTTTATTGGAATTAAAGTAATATCGGAACTCACACCTAACAAGCGCAAATTCTATTTTCTGGGATTAATTCTGATGGCAGAGCTGGCATTGTTCCTTTTTGCAATTGTTCCGGCTCCGTATAATGTGGTATTTATGTTCCTGAATGGTTTGCCATTGGGGATGATTTGGGGAATTGTATTCTCCTATCTGGAAGGTCGGAAAACAACCGAAATATTAGGCATTATTCTTTGTACAAGCTTTATTGTTTCCAGTGGTGTTGTAAAGTCTGTCGGTATGTGGGTAATGCAGTACTGGGGTATTTCGGAGTTTTGGATGCCTGTGGTAACAGGAGCATTATTCCTTTTACCCTTACTGATTTTTATTTTTTTGCTGGAAAAAATTCCACCACCTACAGCAGAGGATATTGCCGAAAAATCTGAACGTGTACCAATGAACCGTGCAGAGAGAAAGAAAGTGTTTCGTCAGTTTGCACTGCCTTTTAGTTTTCTTATTCTGTTTTATACACTACTTACAGCTTTTAGAGACTTTCGGGATAATTTCGCAAGAGAGCTTTGGGATAGTATCGGTTATACCGGAGATGTAAGCGTATACAGTAAATCCGAAATTGTTGTCTCACTTATTGTACTTCTTATTTTCGGAGCACTCTATTTTATAAAGAATAATATTAAAGCACTATATATATATCATTATTTGCTATTGTTGGGAATAGTAACATTAGCAGCTTCCACTTTGTTGTTTCAGTATCATCATATCGGAGCTTTTATCTGGATGGTATCAACAGGTTTTGGATTGTATATATGCTATGTGCCTTTCAATGCTTTGTTTTTTGATCGGTTTATAGCTGCTTTTAAAATTAAAGGGAATGCAGGATTTCTTATCTACCTGGCCGATTCCTTCGGTTATCTAGGAAGTATGCTGGTTCTGTTGTATAAAAACTTTAGTGTAGGAGGAATTTCCTGGTTAGATTTCTTTTGCTCAGGCACTTATATATTGTCAGCAATAGCCTTATTAGCTGTACTGTATTCATATTTCTATCTCAATCGTAAATTTAATAACCCTGAAAATATACATAAAGAAAAAAAATGGAAAACGAATTTGACCTTATAG
- a CDS encoding ATP-grasp domain-containing protein — protein MKTFVCLSSYYKGYDFMDECKKLGNKVILITSESLKEKNWPWHAIDEVYYMSETEPSVWNSDHMIQGFAYLMKIHNIDTVIALDDFDVEKAALIRETFRIQGMGQTTYRYFRDKLAMRQMAKDSGINIPPFAPVFNDSVITRFIEENPAPWVLKPRSEASASGIKKIRSAEELWKVMETLGEDRIHFLLEVFKPGDVFHVDCLVYNKEIKFISCSKYLSPPMAVSHDGGIFRTKTLAEDSEDFKGLAEINQQVLSKFGIVHGATHSEFIKSNEDGKFYFLETSSRVGGAHIPDMVEASTKVNLWREWVKIETDVLNKNKYNLTYERNHFAGLIIALAKDKHPDITDFQREELVKSLNLDHHISLLYQSDSADKITEALDDAAEKIYAHHLSILPPQAKPTS, from the coding sequence ATGAAAACATTCGTTTGCCTTTCCAGCTATTACAAAGGCTATGATTTTATGGATGAATGCAAAAAGCTGGGCAACAAAGTCATCCTGATTACCTCCGAAAGCCTGAAAGAAAAAAACTGGCCCTGGCATGCTATAGATGAAGTCTACTACATGTCGGAGACAGAACCCTCGGTATGGAATTCTGACCATATGATCCAGGGGTTTGCTTACCTTATGAAGATTCATAACATCGATACCGTTATTGCATTAGACGATTTCGATGTGGAAAAAGCTGCGCTAATCCGGGAAACCTTTCGTATACAAGGAATGGGTCAAACGACTTACCGATATTTTCGGGACAAACTGGCCATGCGCCAGATGGCAAAGGACAGTGGTATCAATATTCCACCCTTTGCTCCGGTTTTTAATGACAGTGTTATTACAAGATTCATTGAAGAAAACCCTGCACCATGGGTTTTAAAACCTCGTTCTGAAGCGTCTGCAAGTGGTATAAAAAAAATACGTTCCGCAGAAGAACTCTGGAAAGTGATGGAAACACTGGGTGAAGATCGTATCCATTTTCTTTTAGAGGTTTTCAAACCAGGAGATGTTTTCCATGTTGACTGCCTCGTTTATAACAAAGAAATTAAATTTATTTCCTGCTCGAAATACCTTTCTCCACCTATGGCAGTATCGCATGATGGTGGTATTTTCAGAACCAAAACACTGGCAGAAGATTCCGAAGACTTCAAAGGTCTTGCAGAAATCAACCAGCAGGTTCTTTCCAAATTTGGGATTGTACATGGTGCTACCCATTCGGAATTTATCAAAAGTAATGAGGATGGAAAGTTCTACTTTCTGGAAACTTCTTCCCGTGTAGGCGGAGCACATATTCCGGATATGGTGGAAGCTTCTACCAAGGTCAATCTTTGGCGGGAATGGGTGAAGATTGAAACAGATGTCTTGAACAAGAACAAATATAACCTTACGTATGAACGAAATCATTTCGCAGGGCTTATTATAGCACTAGCTAAGGACAAGCATCCGGACATTACGGATTTTCAAAGAGAAGAGCTTGTAAAGTCTCTTAATCTGGATCATCATATCAGCCTTCTGTATCAGTCAGATTCTGCCGATAAAATAACTGAGGCTCTGGACGATGCTGCAGAAAAGATCTATGCACATCATCTTAGCATTCTTCCCCCACAAGCAAAGCCAACATCTTAA
- a CDS encoding response regulator transcription factor — MFRKILIAEDHESANLSVQKTLEDYPASATDFVYYCDDALDRIEKSIQQKNPYELLITDLSFEEDKNIQRIKSGFELITLAKSIAPDLAVIVFSAEKRAGIIDSLFKDYNIDAYIHKGRTDVKELKLAIDAIYNGKKYLSTDSQQSLKEINSFEFSSFDVKVISLLAEGILQKNIPMYLQQENISPSSLSSVEKRLNILKDQLQVNNNEQLVAFCKDLGII, encoded by the coding sequence ATGTTTAGAAAAATACTTATTGCTGAAGACCATGAAAGTGCCAACCTTTCTGTACAGAAAACTCTGGAGGACTACCCAGCTTCAGCTACAGATTTTGTGTATTATTGTGACGATGCTCTAGACAGAATTGAAAAATCAATTCAGCAGAAAAATCCCTATGAATTACTAATCACAGATTTGTCTTTTGAAGAAGATAAGAATATACAAAGAATAAAATCGGGGTTTGAACTCATTACGCTGGCTAAAAGTATTGCACCAGATTTAGCTGTTATTGTATTTTCTGCAGAAAAGAGAGCCGGAATTATAGATTCTCTGTTCAAAGATTATAATATAGATGCCTATATTCATAAAGGAAGGACTGACGTAAAAGAGCTAAAGCTGGCTATTGACGCTATATATAATGGAAAGAAATACCTCTCAACAGATTCTCAGCAATCTTTGAAAGAGATTAATTCCTTTGAATTTTCTTCATTCGATGTAAAAGTTATTTCTCTTCTTGCAGAAGGTATTCTGCAAAAGAATATTCCTATGTATCTGCAACAGGAAAACATCTCTCCCAGCAGCCTTAGCAGTGTGGAAAAGCGCCTCAACATCTTGAAAGATCAGCTTCAGGTAAACAACAACGAACAGCTTGTTGCTTTCTGTAAAGATCTGGGAATTATATAA
- a CDS encoding TIGR03364 family FAD-dependent oxidoreductase, protein MENEFDLIVIGGGVLGTFHAYHALEKGFKVAILEKDKAPQSATTRNFGQVVPSGMDTKWQNYGRESLQIYKELQSKFDITVRQNGSAYFASNDEEVALIEELHHINKNNDYSSVLLTKEECLAKYPGLRTDYVKAGLFFPEEVTVEPRTMIHRLQAYLVQEKGLKLLTYQQVIHCSVQNGKAEVLTSIGNKLLAHNVIICNGSEFKTLYPELFAQSDLEVTKLQMLQTVPQPSDYTLPGSVLTGLSIRRYESFHECPSFNEIKSREEKDALEKKWGVHILFKQAADGSVIIGDSHEYADVKDMDDLGYDIKEDINAFMLAEARKIVDLPTYEIQRQWFGIYSQCKNHDVFEHSIDGQIHIITGIGGKGMTGSAGYSKENINKLLM, encoded by the coding sequence ATGGAAAACGAATTTGACCTTATAGTAATCGGAGGTGGAGTTCTGGGAACCTTCCATGCATATCATGCTTTGGAAAAAGGATTTAAAGTGGCAATACTGGAGAAAGATAAAGCTCCTCAAAGCGCTACAACCCGTAATTTTGGACAGGTAGTTCCTTCCGGAATGGATACTAAATGGCAAAACTATGGAAGAGAAAGTTTGCAGATTTACAAAGAGCTGCAAAGTAAATTTGACATTACAGTTCGTCAGAATGGTTCGGCTTACTTTGCCTCCAATGATGAAGAAGTAGCTCTGATAGAAGAGTTGCATCACATCAATAAAAACAATGACTATTCGTCGGTACTTCTTACAAAAGAAGAATGTTTGGCCAAATATCCGGGGCTTCGTACGGATTATGTAAAAGCCGGACTGTTCTTTCCGGAGGAAGTCACAGTAGAGCCTCGCACTATGATTCATAGATTACAGGCTTATCTGGTACAAGAGAAAGGATTAAAGCTGTTAACATATCAACAGGTAATTCATTGCTCAGTACAAAATGGAAAAGCTGAAGTTCTGACTTCTATAGGGAATAAGCTTTTAGCACACAATGTTATCATATGTAATGGTAGCGAATTCAAAACATTGTATCCGGAGCTATTTGCACAAAGCGATCTGGAGGTTACCAAACTGCAAATGTTGCAGACGGTGCCACAACCATCTGATTATACTTTGCCTGGATCAGTATTAACGGGACTTAGTATCCGCAGATATGAAAGCTTCCACGAGTGCCCGTCTTTTAATGAGATAAAATCAAGAGAAGAGAAAGATGCACTCGAGAAGAAATGGGGCGTGCATATCCTTTTCAAGCAGGCAGCAGACGGATCAGTTATTATAGGAGATTCTCACGAATATGCAGATGTAAAAGACATGGATGATCTTGGATATGATATTAAAGAAGATATCAATGCTTTTATGCTGGCGGAAGCAAGGAAAATAGTAGATCTTCCTACTTATGAAATCCAGAGACAGTGGTTCGGAATTTATTCACAATGTAAAAACCACGATGTGTTCGAGCATTCAATTGACGGACAAATTCACATTATCACAGGTATCGGTGGTAAAGGAATGACCGGAAGTGCGGGCTATTCTAAAGAAAATATCAATAAACTTTTAATGTAA
- a CDS encoding alpha/beta fold hydrolase, which yields MPQVEYTDYYSHILGRKINIQVTGHFGHPIIMFPTSQGSLTQNADFHLNGSIDHFTDSGKVKLFNLETLDKENFYNDNISPQERIWRYENYVQFLIREYIPFIQKTHQVHRVAIAGCSFGAYHATNFAFRYPDVISHLIAMSGAFSIRNFMDGFSNDTVYFNCPEEFMRDDASWKFGHMHIVLSTSDQDVCLDKNIRMSNILRSKGINHWYDEAKWINHDWPLWRMVFPKFISAYFS from the coding sequence ATGCCACAAGTAGAATATACAGACTACTATTCCCATATTTTAGGGAGGAAAATAAACATTCAGGTGACGGGACATTTCGGACATCCTATTATTATGTTTCCTACATCACAAGGAAGCCTCACCCAGAATGCAGATTTCCATCTTAACGGATCTATAGATCATTTCACAGACAGTGGAAAAGTGAAACTTTTTAATCTGGAAACATTGGATAAAGAGAACTTCTACAACGACAATATTTCTCCTCAGGAAAGAATATGGCGTTATGAAAACTACGTTCAGTTTCTCATCCGAGAATATATTCCATTTATCCAGAAAACTCATCAAGTACATCGTGTAGCTATTGCCGGTTGTAGCTTTGGAGCCTATCATGCTACCAATTTTGCATTCCGCTATCCGGATGTAATCTCCCACCTTATAGCGATGTCCGGAGCTTTCTCTATCCGAAATTTCATGGATGGTTTTAGCAACGATACAGTTTATTTCAATTGTCCTGAGGAATTTATGCGGGACGATGCTTCCTGGAAATTCGGGCATATGCATATTGTCCTCAGCACTTCCGATCAGGATGTTTGTCTGGACAAAAATATTCGAATGTCCAACATTCTTCGTTCGAAGGGAATTAATCACTGGTACGATGAAGCCAAATGGATTAATCATGACTGGCCGTTGTGGAGGATGGTTTTCCCAAAATTCATAAGTGCTTATTTCTCATAA
- a CDS encoding alpha/beta hydrolase-fold protein translates to MKFYLKTDKNDERTIFITGNFNNWNPRDKNYSLQKTKDGYFIEISDDKLPSEVEYKFTKGGWENVEMDSEGHFTSNRKVKKQTKKIEDIVEDWRLNWAPFKEEYFPKIELISENFYIPQLNKTRKVWALLPYDYENSLKSYPVLYLQDAQNLFNEESVFGNWEIDKKLSLLAEYGIGDIIIIAIEHGSQDRIQEYVFEDENKYAVKAEGKKYIRFITDTLKPYVDQHFRTLPEREHTGIGGSSLGALISIYGGFLYPEVYSKLMLFSPSLWLNPNNNFPMLSFHQPYHTKVYIYGGELEGSDMVKRINLFKIAMKRWEESKSIEFDIRTSIHPEGKHQEFYWSQEFPRALEWLFFDKLENPKERKKKYNKAKQNV, encoded by the coding sequence ATGAAGTTTTATTTAAAAACAGATAAAAACGATGAAAGAACAATATTCATCACCGGGAATTTTAACAATTGGAATCCACGGGACAAAAACTATAGTCTGCAAAAGACTAAAGACGGATACTTTATAGAAATCAGTGATGATAAATTACCTTCTGAAGTAGAATATAAATTTACCAAAGGAGGCTGGGAAAATGTAGAAATGGATAGTGAAGGACATTTCACTTCCAACAGAAAGGTAAAAAAGCAAACTAAAAAAATTGAAGATATTGTTGAAGATTGGCGCTTGAACTGGGCTCCATTCAAGGAAGAATATTTTCCCAAAATAGAACTGATATCTGAAAATTTCTATATCCCACAACTGAATAAAACCCGAAAAGTATGGGCTCTGCTTCCCTATGATTATGAAAATTCACTGAAAAGTTATCCAGTGCTTTATTTACAGGATGCACAAAACCTCTTTAACGAAGAAAGCGTTTTTGGTAACTGGGAAATAGATAAGAAACTCTCTCTCCTTGCCGAATATGGAATTGGTGATATTATAATTATAGCTATAGAGCACGGAAGCCAGGATCGTATTCAGGAATATGTGTTCGAAGATGAAAACAAATATGCTGTAAAAGCTGAAGGCAAAAAGTATATACGCTTTATAACGGATACGCTGAAACCATACGTAGACCAGCACTTCCGGACTTTACCGGAGAGGGAGCACACCGGAATCGGAGGCAGTTCACTAGGTGCACTTATAAGTATCTACGGAGGTTTTTTATATCCCGAAGTATATTCTAAGCTCATGCTGTTCTCTCCATCATTATGGTTGAACCCCAATAATAATTTTCCGATGTTAAGCTTTCATCAGCCTTATCATACTAAGGTATACATCTATGGCGGCGAATTGGAAGGATCGGATATGGTAAAACGGATTAACCTGTTTAAAATAGCCATGAAACGATGGGAAGAGAGCAAATCCATAGAATTCGATATCAGAACCAGCATTCATCCGGAAGGAAAACATCAGGAATTCTATTGGTCACAGGAGTTTCCACGAGCCTTAGAATGGTTATTCTTCGACAAATTGGAAAATCCTAAGGAAAGAAAGAAAAAATACAATAAAGCCAAACAAAATGTCTGA
- a CDS encoding sensor histidine kinase, translated as MKHFLFFLITAIFITSCTKTTSTKEATAPHSIPNADYDKAWKFIDKGDDKNGFIYLDKAKNAYIKAGDSFSAGKSFVNMAIIQERVSDNMGSIETSITALKFLNEKNPYHHSFLSSNYNNMGVASNSLKNYADAEKYYKKAYLFTQDKIEQIMIMNNLANCYHNQRKYREAASVFQKIKDSLKSKDDIYYKISSNLAKTLWYEDARNNPTPVYLEAKKYYAKEKDDWGLDTSYAYLSEYYLHTNKDSAMFYSNKMYDIANRLKSPVDRLEALQNMIVLEKGDQSKKYFTEYYKLSDSIQESNNTYKNQFAAIRFESDKNRIAKLNLEKDLVHNQYKIIRQQVFIYSVSGILILLLITGILWYKRRKAKLELQAQDKIKEERLILSKKVHDVVANGLYQVMSRIEYNDDFSKDEILDKLEMMYQKSRDISYTPLSSSEKKFKDRISELCLSFQNSLRRIFVVGNEDAMWNTLNADIQEELFLILQEFLVNTKKHSKADRVVVKFSSDEGKFHLKYSDNGTGLDEKTSHNNGLQSIQQRTNYIKGILHILPNEGKGFLAEISIP; from the coding sequence TTGAAACACTTTTTATTTTTCTTAATTACAGCTATTTTTATTACATCATGTACTAAGACAACTAGTACCAAAGAAGCAACGGCACCACACTCTATTCCAAATGCAGATTATGATAAAGCCTGGAAGTTTATTGACAAAGGTGACGACAAAAATGGTTTCATCTATCTGGATAAAGCAAAAAATGCTTATATAAAAGCCGGGGACAGCTTTTCTGCTGGAAAGAGCTTTGTAAACATGGCTATTATTCAGGAGCGGGTAAGCGATAATATGGGAAGTATAGAAACCAGCATTACGGCTTTAAAATTTCTAAACGAAAAAAATCCATACCATCACAGCTTTCTTTCCAGTAATTATAATAACATGGGCGTTGCCTCCAATAGTTTAAAAAACTATGCTGATGCAGAAAAGTATTATAAAAAAGCATATCTGTTTACACAGGATAAAATTGAGCAGATTATGATTATGAATAATCTGGCCAACTGCTACCATAATCAGAGAAAGTATAGGGAAGCAGCTTCAGTATTCCAAAAAATAAAAGACAGCCTTAAATCAAAAGACGATATCTATTACAAAATATCCTCTAATCTGGCTAAAACCTTATGGTACGAAGATGCCAGGAACAATCCAACCCCTGTCTATCTGGAAGCTAAAAAATATTATGCAAAAGAAAAAGACGACTGGGGACTGGATACTTCCTATGCCTATTTATCAGAATATTATCTCCATACCAACAAAGACTCTGCAATGTTTTATTCTAACAAGATGTACGATATTGCAAACAGACTAAAATCTCCTGTTGACAGACTGGAAGCCCTACAGAATATGATTGTATTGGAAAAGGGAGATCAGTCGAAGAAGTATTTTACAGAATATTATAAACTTTCGGACAGCATACAGGAGAGCAATAATACCTACAAAAATCAGTTTGCGGCCATACGGTTTGAAAGTGATAAAAACCGCATAGCAAAACTGAATCTGGAAAAAGATCTCGTACATAACCAATATAAAATAATTCGCCAGCAGGTCTTCATCTATTCTGTATCAGGAATATTGATACTTTTACTGATTACCGGAATACTATGGTACAAACGGAGGAAAGCCAAACTGGAACTTCAGGCTCAGGATAAAATAAAAGAAGAACGGCTTATTCTTTCTAAAAAGGTGCATGACGTGGTTGCCAACGGGCTTTATCAGGTGATGTCCAGAATAGAATACAATGATGATTTTAGTAAAGATGAAATACTGGACAAACTGGAGATGATGTATCAAAAATCCAGAGATATTTCCTATACTCCCTTATCTTCTTCTGAAAAGAAGTTTAAAGATCGTATCTCTGAATTATGTTTATCTTTCCAAAATAGCTTGCGCAGAATATTTGTTGTCGGAAATGAAGATGCTATGTGGAATACTTTGAATGCGGATATTCAGGAAGAATTATTTCTTATTTTACAGGAGTTTCTGGTAAATACTAAAAAGCACAGCAAAGCAGATAGGGTTGTTGTAAAATTCAGTTCTGACGAAGGGAAATTTCATCTAAAATATTCTGATAACGGAACCGGGCTGGATGAAAAAACTTCCCACAACAATGGATTACAAAGTATACAACAACGGACAAACTATATAAAAGGAATACTACATATATTACCCAATGAAGGAAAAGGATTTCTGGCAGAGATCTCTATACCTTAA
- a CDS encoding ATP-grasp domain-containing protein, translating to MAKKVGILFGMEDTFPWAFIDKVNELGKGEIIAEPVKIDVLEQGADYGYAVIIDRISQDVPFYRAYLKNAALNGTYVINNPFWWSADEKFFNNALMSKLGIPLPKTVLLPSNDRPANTSETSFRNLTFPHNWDYIFNYVGFPAYMKPHDGGGWRNVYRVENPEDLWNKLSETEQLVMMVQEEIIFEDYYRVYCLGKKYVHIMPYEPRNPHHLRYAAKSQYSGKQLEDLLKTIHNYTIKMNEALGYDFNTVEFAVRDGIPYAIDFCNPAPDADKNSVGEENFAWIVEHAAKLAIEKANEYVPGKPNISWGTFVKDSVK from the coding sequence ATGGCAAAAAAAGTTGGAATACTATTCGGAATGGAAGATACCTTCCCTTGGGCATTTATAGATAAGGTAAACGAGCTGGGAAAAGGCGAAATTATTGCTGAACCGGTGAAAATTGATGTTCTGGAGCAGGGAGCTGATTATGGTTATGCTGTAATTATAGACAGAATTTCTCAGGATGTTCCTTTCTACCGTGCTTATCTGAAAAATGCAGCACTGAACGGTACTTATGTTATCAACAACCCTTTCTGGTGGAGTGCCGATGAGAAATTCTTTAATAATGCATTAATGAGCAAACTGGGAATTCCTTTACCGAAGACCGTTTTATTACCCTCCAATGACAGACCTGCGAATACAAGCGAAACATCATTCAGGAACCTTACTTTTCCGCATAACTGGGATTATATTTTTAATTATGTTGGCTTTCCTGCTTATATGAAGCCGCATGATGGTGGTGGCTGGAGAAATGTTTATCGTGTGGAAAATCCTGAAGATTTGTGGAATAAACTTTCGGAGACCGAGCAATTGGTGATGATGGTACAGGAGGAAATTATTTTTGAAGACTACTATCGTGTATACTGTCTGGGAAAAAAATATGTTCATATCATGCCTTATGAACCAAGAAACCCACATCATTTACGCTATGCAGCAAAATCTCAGTATTCCGGAAAACAGCTGGAAGATCTGCTCAAAACCATTCACAACTATACTATTAAAATGAATGAGGCTTTAGGATACGACTTCAATACAGTAGAATTTGCTGTAAGAGATGGTATCCCTTATGCTATCGATTTCTGCAATCCTGCACCAGATGCGGATAAAAATTCTGTAGGAGAAGAAAACTTTGCATGGATTGTAGAACATGCTGCAAAACTCGCTATAGAAAAAGCGAATGAATATGTTCCGGGCAAGCCGAATATTTCGTGGGGAACATTTGTAAAAGACTCTGTTAAATAA